One window of Aspergillus oryzae RIB40 DNA, chromosome 3 genomic DNA carries:
- a CDS encoding uncharacterized protein (predicted protein), whose product MKVVELDTTVAELHTTHGVEWPLAVDLYHTYTHIDLHDHFKRETRFIEDEDPEVYYQGDGNFSRFRQWALCFKTIRFLPMVGPGLVILHVPQDFRKNIERALSQFPERQHPIVQYIDLDSSNFEVDRQSALQGRKLVYWRPKSWMSKEFSLVAPEVSYELNDKRFLSHPGIPTPTMEIIQLAQPKQQEYLARRPLPFVVKFCRCSSGQGTFIVTTEEARHQMLDAVSRYVTRGGEEVQLSELVRSQRPHYGVNFFVDDNETTEPEFLGATEQVSTQDGVWVGGIIDYNEQGDLERSLRDTMSAVAHSLRQSSYIGWVGIDVIFDHHDRPLVVDLNARMAGGIALSLFSKHFLSLGLPLAQVDTVSFAGPASRIYDILSAKIESGQIIVTLAMEISDADSMASVVFGGQTRDDLTTTHQWIKDRLLTSLN is encoded by the coding sequence ATGAAGGTTGTCGAACTAGATACAACGGTAGCAGAACTTCACACCACCCATGGTGTTGAATGGCCGCTGGCCGTCGATCTTTACCACACCTATACACATATCGACCTGCATGACCACTTCAAGCGCGAAACGCGGTTtatcgaagatgaggacCCCGAGGTCTATTACCAAGGCGACGGGAACTTTTCGCGGTTCAGACAATGGGCGCTATGTTTCAAAACCATCCGCTTTCTTCCAATGGTCGGGCCGGGCCTCGTCATTCTCCATGTGCCTCAGGATTtcaggaagaatatcgagcGGGCATTGAGTCAATTTCCAGAACGTCAGCACCCTATCGTTCAGTACATCGACTTAGACAGCTCGAACTTCGAAGTGGATCGTCAATCTGCTTTACAAGGTAGGAAGCTGGTATACTGGCGGCCTAAATCTTGGATGTCGAAGGAATTCTCCTTGGTGGCACCTGAAGTCTCATACGAATTGAATGACAAACGATTTCTGAGCCATCCTGGAATTCCAACACCAACCATGGAGATCATTCAACTGgcgcagccaaagcagcaagAGTACCTGGCCCGCCGTCCCCTGCCCTTTGTGGTCAAATTCTGCCGCTGCAGCTCTGGACAAGGAACATTTATTGTGACCACAGAGGAAGCCAGGCATCAGATGCTGGATGCTGTGAGCCGATATGTCACacgaggaggagaagaggttcaACTTTCGGAGTTGGTCCGCTCCCAGAGACCTCACTACGGGGTGAACTTCTTCGTTGATGACAACGAAACCACAGAGCCAGAGTTCTTGGGCGCCACAGAGCAAGTCAGCACCCAGGATGGCGTTTGGGTAGGAGGAATCATTGACTATAACGAGCAAGGGGATCTAGAGAGGTCACTAAGAGACACGATGTCCGCTGTGGCGCATTCCCTTCGACAGTCTTCGTACATAGGCTGGGTTGGCATTGATGTCATCTTTGATCATCATGACCGAccgctggtggtggatttgaaTGCTCGCATGGCAGGAGGGATAGCCTTGAGTCTTTTTTCCAAGCACTTTTTGTCACTTGGTCTTCCTCTAGCTCAGGTTGACACCGTGTCATTTGCTGGCCCTGCCTCGAGGATCTACGACATTCTATCCGCAAAGATCGAGTCGGGACAAATCATTGTTACTCTTGCAATGGAGATCTCCGATGCAGACTCTATGGCCTCGGTGGTCTTCGGGGGTCAGACTCGGGATGACTTGACCACTACTCATCAGTGGATTAAGGATAGGCTGTTAACCAGTCTCAACTGA
- a CDS encoding ketopantoate reductase family protein (predicted protein), translated as MQTKETQWVHTMSPRIHIIGLGSVGVIVANALASLRQRPDLTLMFHRRLSCEGQLSLTVNGIYNNVRSGFDVEEFHDGHWKRLPGQSGRRRPSSYDDPHVSPIDTLIVAVKANYTRSVLNTVKHRLSRNSTILFLQNGMGILEEVDESVFPDPEQRPHYMIGINTNGTSRTGQLSAHHTSLGEMPFGMAPRLSSPELSHGQWHQDPRLIRSARPMIDALSNSPNLNVRLVSVEDVLHLQLKKLAINAVLNPLTALLECKIGMLYSSQQPWIRRLIELMLEEISAVLRALPLPFQTSLDLEAEFAAKQLTSMVEAFARRLPQHSSSMMQDVGKGSETEIAYLNGFLIRLGMQMGINCPVNNYIMQAVLEKQESQRYGGDKQRASTHQQRKAQPL; from the coding sequence ATGCAGACGAAAGAAACCCAGTGGGTGCACACTATGTCGCCCCGTATTCACATCATAGGGCTCGGAAGTGTTGGTGTGATAGTTGCCAATGCTCTTGCTAGTCTTCGACAGCGACCCGACCTCACTCTGATGTTCCACCGACGGCTTAGTTGTGAAGGTCAGCTCAGTCTGACAGTGAACGGGATATACAATAATGTCCGCAGTGGGTTTGATGTGGAAGAGTTCCATGATGGTCACTGGAAAAGGCTCCCTGGACAATCGGGAAGAAGGCGACCGTCGTCATACGATGACCCTCACGTATCTCCAATTGACACCCTCATTGTTGCAGTCAAGGCAAACTACACCCGATCTGTTTTGAACACCGTCAAGCATCGGCTATCCAGAAACAGCACGATTTTGTTCTTGCAGAACGGTATGGGCATTCTAGAGGAGGTTGACGAAAGCGTCTTTCCCGATCCAGAGCAACGGCCACATTATATGATTGGCATCAACACAAATGGAACTTCCCGTACGGGCCAGTTGTCTGCACATCATACGAGCTTGGGTGAAATGCCCTTCGGCATGGCTCCCAGGCTCTCTTCTCCCGAACTGAGCCATGGCCAGTGGCACCAAGACCCGCGGCTCATTCGTTCTGCCCGACCCATGATTGATGCTCTGTCCAACAGCCCGAATCTGAATGTCCGGCTTGTGAGTGTTGAGGATGTTCTCCATCTGCAGTTGAAGAAATTGGCGATAAATGCGGTCTTGAATCCACTCACTGCTTTGTTGGAATGCAAAATCGGCATGTTATATTCTTCACAACAGCCATGGATCCGAAGGCTGATTGAGCTTATGCTGGAGGAGATATCAGCGGTACTAAGGGCACTTCCGCTACCGTTCCAGACGAGCCTTGACTTGGAAGCCGAGTTTGCAGCGAAACAGTTAACCTCAATGGTTGAAGCCTTTGCTCGACGCCTCCCGCAACACAGCTCATCCATGATGCAGGATGTAGGCAAGGGATCTGAAACCGAGATTGCATACCTAAATGGGTTTCTGATCAGATTGGGGATGCAAATGGGGATAAATTGTCCCGTCAACAATTATATCATGCAAGCAGTGCTGGAGAAACAAGAATCGCAACGCTACGGTGGTGACAAACAACGAGCCAGCACCCATCAGCAAAGGAAAGCTCAACCACTCTGA
- a CDS encoding glycosyltransferase family 69 protein (predicted protein) gives MNADNVVEAKGCLNRNSGGRSSKPRLYRCVLVGLSTCFIVWTVLEALFIQHRVSTVDRIPPTPPRQFERIFIASTHWNNAVIQLAKKWGPENIFVSIFESGSWDDSKGALRDLDLVLDRLGVRRNLTLSEIAHQDEISRPPSEGWIDTPRGRKELRRIPYLARLRNLTLRPLEDLARNGIVFDKVLFLNDVVFTVDDVISLLNTNDGVYAAACSLNFSKPPRYYDTFALRDSNGDETLMQEWPYFRSATSRDALLAMSPAPVKSCWNGMVSMPVAPFLSKTPLQFRAIPDSLAQLHVEGSECCLIHADNPLSPTKGIYLNPRVRVGYNDLAYAAVHPHTAWISLHNIALALWENRIRRWTTSVFFKKRIIRRRITSWERYPGTRSEPAAFCLINEMQVLVGNGWAHV, from the exons ATGAACGCGGACAACGTCGTGGAGGCGAAGGGCTGCCTTAATCGAA ACAGCGGAGGTAGGAGCAGTAAACCTAGACTTTACCGTTGCGTTCTTGTGGGTTTGTCGACATGTTTCATTGTCTGGACTGTGCTGGAGGCGCTTTTCATCCAGCACCGAGTGTCCACCGTCGATCGCATCCCACCCACTCCGCCACGCCAGTTCGAGCGGATATTCATTGCCAGTACGCACTGGAACAATGCAGTCATTCAACTAGCGAAGAAATGGGGGCCGGAGAACATTTTCGTGAGCATTTTTGAAAGCGGGAGCTGGGATGACAGCAAGGGCGCACTCCGGGATCTCGATCTCGTGCTAGATCGATTAGGCGTACGGCGAAATCTTACCCTTTCTGAGATAGCTCATCAGGATGAGATCTCACGTCCTCCGAGTGAGGGTTGGATTGACACCCCTCGTGGCCGAAAGGAATTGAGACGCATACCTTATCTTGCTCGGCTGCGCAATCTAACCTTACGCCCTTTGGAGGATTTGGCACGGAACGGCATAGTATTCGACAAGGTGCTTTTCCTAAATGATGTGGTCTTTACG GTGGATGACGTGATCTCGTTACTCAATACCAATGACGGTGTTTACGCCGCCGCTTGTTCCTTGAATTTCTCCAAGCCTCCTCGTTACTATGATACATTTGCTCTACGTGATTCTAACGGAGACGAGACTTTGATGCAAGAATGGCCTTATTTCCGCAGCGCAACCTCCCGGGATGCCCTGCTCGCGATGTCTCCGGCACCTGTGAAGAGTTGCTGGAACGGTATGG TGTCCATGCCTGTAGCCCCATTCCTATCGAAAACGCCGTTGCAATTCCGTGCAATCCCCGATTCCCTTGCGCAATTGCATGTAGAGGGTTCTGAATGTTGCTTAATTCATGCCGATAATCCTCTCTCCCCAACGAAAGGCATATACCTAAATCCTAGAGTACGTGTTGGCTATAATGACTTGGCATACGCAGCCGTTCATCCGCATACGGCATGGATTTCGCTGCACAATATTGCTCTGGCCCTTTGGGAAAACCGGATTCGACGCTGGACCACGAGCGTGTTCTTCAAGAAACGGATCATTCGAAGAAGGATCACCAGTTGGGAGAGATATCCAGGCACCCGTTCTGAGCCTGCGGCATTTTGTTTAATCAATGAGATGCAGGTGCTTGTCGGGAATGGGTGGGCTCATGTGTGA